GCAAAACAGAAAACAATCTCAAAGCGGCCTTTGCGGGGGAATCCCAGGCGCGCAACAAGTACACATTTTTCGCGCAGGCGGCCCGAAAAGAGGGGCTTCATTATATTGCCAGAATTTTTGAGGAAACCGCCGAGAATGAAAAACGCCATGCCAAGGATGAATTTGCCCTGCTTAACGGCATCGGTAACACCGCCGCCAATCTTCTCGAGGCGGCGAACGGCGAACACTACGAGACGATGGAAATGTATCCGCAGTTCGCCAAAGAGGCTGAAGAGGAAGGAAACGCCGCCGCCGCCGCTCTCTTTCGGATGATCGCTAAAGTCGAGGCGCATCATCGCGAGCGGTATAGAAAACTGCTCGAAATGGTGAAGAACGGCACCGTTTATAAACGCGAAAAACCGATCAAATGGAAATGCAGTGTCTGCGGTTATATCCACGAGGGAACCGAACCGCCCGCCAAGTGTCCCTGCTGCAAGCATCCCATGGAGTACTACGAGCCCGCCAATATGGAATTTTAAGAGGCAGAAATGGCTGTTTACAAATGTGATGTTTGTGACTACTTATATGATGAGGACAAGGAAGGCATCAAGTGGAGCGATCTGCCCGCAGACTGGGTCTGCCCGGTCTGCGGCTCACCCAAAAGCTATTTTAAGATAGTCGAGGGAGACAAAAGCGAGCAACCGACCGTTGCGCCTGCCATTAAACCTTCAGCCGCCTCAGCCGATGATTTCCGGCGCACTTCCGATGAGCTGGAAATCTACATGGCCGATATACGTACCATGGCTGAAACAGGACAGTCGGTCATCGAACCGATGCGCACAAAGAAGCCGGTTATTTCATGGGATGACATCCTTATTAAAGGGGCCCAGCTCGCCAGAATTCCGCTGAATGAAAAGGAGCAGGTTTCCACCACCACTGTAATCGGCCCCAAAGCGAAACAGCCGCTCGTGATTGAGACCCCCATTTATGTCAGTCATATGTCGTTCGGCGCCCTTTCAAAGGAGGTCAAAATTGCCTTGGCCAGGGGAAGTGCCGCTGCAAGAACAGCCATCGCTTCGGGCGAGGGGGGCATCCTGCCCGAATCGTTTGGAAACGCTTATAAGTACATTTTCGAATATGTTCCTAATCGCTATAGCGTTTCTGAGGAAAACCTCCGGAAAGTTGATGCCATCGAAATCAAGATAGGTCAATCCTCAAAACCGGGCATGGGCGGTCATCTGCCGGGCGCCAAAGTGACCAAAGAGATCGCCGCCGTTCGGGGATTCGAGGAAGGCCATGACATCATAAGCCCGGCGCATTTCGATGATATCCTCACGCCCGAGGATCTGGCCGAGAAAGTTGCCCGGCTGAGAGAAATATCCGGCGGCCGGCCGATCGGTGTGAAAATTGCCGCCGGCAATATCGAAGCTGATCTCAGGATTATTCTGCATGCAAAACCGGACTTTATCACGATTGACGGGCGGCCGGGTGGAACCGGCGCCTCGCCGAAATATATCAAGGCGGCGACCTCGCTGCCGACTATTTTCGCTTTGTACCGCGCCCGCAAATTCCTGGATGAAAATGGCGGCAGAGATATTTCTCTGGTCATCACCGGCGGCCTGCGGGTCTCCTCCGATTTCGCCAAGGCGCTGGCGCTCGGCGCCGATGCGGTCGCTATTGCCACCGCCGCTCTTATCGCCTGCGGCTGCCAGCAGTATCGCGTTTGCCACACCGGCAAATGCCCGGTGGGTATCACCACTCAGGAACCGGAATTGAGGGCCCGGCTGAACATTGATAAGTCGGCCGTGCAATTGGAAAATTTCCTCAAGGTTTGCACCACGGAACTGAGAGATTTTGCCCGTCTGACCGGCAATAATAATGTTCACGGTTTGTCCATATCCGACCTTTGCACGGTCAACTCGGAGATATCAAACCATACTGAAATCAGCCATGTTTGAGTAGGGTAATAAGGCCTTTGCTCTTAATTATCAAATCTCAGCGCACAAAATGGCTTCTTGGTCTTGTAATCTTTCTTTGCTGCCTTTATGCCATCCTTCTTATTCCCGATTCCGCTCCTCCCGTTCCCCCGGCGGGGGAGAAAGTGCCTTTTGCCTGGAACCGTGACGATTACTGGTCATCTCTGGAAACGCAATTCAAAGAGATGCGTCATATCGGCTGTATCAACCTTTCTTCGCGAATATCAGACGGCTTCACTCGGTTGGATACCCTGCTGGCAAGGCTCCAAACTGATACACTGGCACCATCTTCATCTCTCTTTTCTTCGATTGAGGGAAAAATATTCGAACTGGGAATGCTTCTGGCTGCCTGCCCCGAACGGTTCCCGGATTATATCAAGACCTTCAGCCGCCTCAGGACACTCTCCAAGGATCAGTCAATCCGCTGGGATATGAATTCCCAAGATGCGCGCGACTGCATCTATCGTCTTCTGTACGGCGGCCGCACGGCTATCGAGGAAATAATGCTGCAATCTCCCGAAGAAATAATCCCGAAAGTTGCGTTTGAAAATGATGAGCCGTCGGTAACGCCTTCGGCCGCCATCCTGGGCGTCAAAATCCACAGCGGCGATATTCTGGTTTCGCGCGGCGGCGCCCCGACCTCGGCCCTGATTGCTCGCGGCAATGACTACCCCGGCAATTTTTCGCATGTGGCGCTGGTATATGTTGATGACAGCACCGGCACGGTTTCAATTATAGAATCGCATATTGAGAAAGGTGTGGCCATTGCCACCATTGATGATTATCTCAAAGATACGAAGTTGCGCGTGATGGTGCTTCGGCTCCGCTCCGATCTGTCCCAGATGCAAAGTGACCCGATGCTCCCGCATAAAGCCGCTTCGTACGCACTTCAGCGGGCGAAGACCGAGCATATCCCATACGATTTCGCCATGGATGCTGCTGAGCCCTCCAAACTGTTCTGTTCCGAGGTTGTCTCGCAGGCATATAATCATGTGGGAATCAAATTATGGACAGCGCTTTCGCATATTTCCAGCCCGGGGGCAAAAGCATGGCTGTCGGCTTTTGGCGTGAGAAATTTCACCACCGAGGAACCCTCGGATCTGGAGTACGACCCGCAGCTCCGTGTCGTGGCCGAATGGCGCGACTACCAAACACTGTACAAAGACCGGGTGGATAATGCGGTCGTCGATATCATGCTCGAAAACGCCGATAAGGGGGAGCCGTTGGGTTATGACTGGTACATGCTGCCGGTGGCGAGAATGGCCAAAGCCTATAGTACAATTATCAATCAGGTGAACCTTGTGGGGCCGGTGCCCGAGGGGATGAACGCCGCCGCCGCCCTGCGAAACAAATGGTTTTCAAGGAAGCATCAGAAGATTAAAGACAAAGTGCTGACTCTCGCGGAGCAATTTCGGAATACCAATGGTTATTCACCCCCTTACTGGGAATTAATCAAGCTCGCCCGGCAGGCAAATATGCGGTGACTTCCATGCTATAGTCTGCGCCTGCGGCGTAGACCAATTTGCAAATTCGAGTGCTGTCAGAACAATCAGTTACCATTTAAGTGCAGCAGAAGGCTGGGTTGCAGGTAGACGGATACCGCGGGGTACGATGAGCAGTTCATTGCCGATTCGCCGCCTTGATGTAGCATATTTCAGCGAGAACGGTTTAATTGTTGCCCAATCACGATACATGCGGCGAATCTGTGGACAGTCATCATATGTAAGCACCCAAGTCGCTTCTTTCATTGATCTTAATCGAGCTTCCAAGGAGGCATGATATTCTTCAGAAAGTGAATTCAAATAGAGCATCTCTCCTTTAACAAAGTAGGGGGGATCGATGAATAATAGCGTAGTGTTTGGGTCCGCGCTCTCGATGAATTTTAGTCCATCCAGTCCAGTAACATGAATCCGATCGCGATATTCAGCAACCTTCAAACAGCGGCGCAATAGCTCTGATTTATTATATCGAACGGCAAGTTTCCATTTACCAGTTTGCTCTACCCCGCCTATGGGTCCGCCATTTACAATTATCCCGGAGCGATTGCATCGATTTAGATAGAACGCCGCGAAACCCAGACGGAGACGAGATACATTCTGCTGTTGCCTATACACTTCTCTTTGGTGTCGCCACTCCGCCATGCTGATGTGCGTCTTGGTGAGCATTTCTATAAATTGCTGAGTGCGATTAACGACAGACCACCAAAAGCTGTGGATTGCGTGGTCTATATCATTGATATAAATATCGGGAGTCTCTTCTATAAACAACATTTTTAGCGACGCACCGGCCCCGCCGGCGAAGGGCTCGGCAACAGCATGCGCGCCCAGCCCATTTAGCTTTCGAATCTGACTCAACAGAGCGACCATCGCCGATTTGCCGCCGGGATAACGAAGCGGGCTGGCGAACTTCATTATTTTACATCCTCCGTTTCTCGCTCCAGCAACATTCGGAAAAGAGGTTCAGTTCGCAACCAAAACTGCTGTATGTCTCGCTCGTTTGGAAGATCTGTCGGGCTGTGGACAAAAGCGTGCAGATCGCTTAGTGTAAAAGGCGCTGCTCGGTTATACTGTAGTGCTTTCGCCACTGTATTAACTTCGCCGGGCGACATATTCTTCTTGGCAATCTCTATTATCTCCCCCGCCAATTGCCTTAATGTCGGAGCGCCGAATTGCAGTCTTCTATGTTCTTTCCTTTCAATCTTGCTTATTATCCCGGGAAGCTTGCCAATGCGTTTGAGAAAGTCTAGCATCGCAAGTTCCAAGAATACGCGTAGCAGCACTGCACCAGCATTTGGGTAATCCTTGCGTTTTAATTTAATTAACTCGCGACGTATATCAATTAGACGTTCATTGCCGAATCGTACTTTAAGACTGCTGGGAAGTACCGTCTTTCTTTCCTGTTTGGTTCGTTTTGGAGAACCGGGGGACGCTGCCCTGCGGTTAGAAGATGCGATCGACGAACCTGCGATGATGTCTGCTGGCACAAATGTGCCCCGTTTCTTTTTGGGTCGGTCAATTAAATTCCAGGATTCGAAGTATGATTGTATATTATCATTAGTGTTCAAAGATCGTGACGATTGTCTGCCCAGTGCAATATCAATTACGAGCTTCTTGAATCCACTAACGAACTCCTTTTTCGTCGTAGTACCACGAAGTCCATGTTCTGGATCAGATTCGATCATTAGATATTCCCGCCCGACAGTGGAATCAAAGACGCGTTCAATCGTGGTAAAGAGTTTGGCTCTGGGATTATCCAGTTTGGCTTTCACTTCTTCTGGGAGATCGAGCGAACGTGCCATATCCGCGATGGCTCTTGTCTGCCTGGCCTGCTGAATGTCTGTCAATGTGAAGCCCAGATCGTCGCGTAGCTCAGCGTTTCCGTAACCTTCCTCTAGCTTGTCAAGGATGAAGCTCGCGCGATTCTCGGCTTGCCAAGCGAGAACTGGACTGCCGATATGTCGCCCTGCAATCTGTCGATCTGTCGCGCGACGATTCGGTGCGATAGTCACAGGAACTCTATCAATCAATACTTGGGCATTAAGCCGGCGCGATA
This region of Candidatus Zixiibacteriota bacterium genomic DNA includes:
- a CDS encoding glutamate synthase-related protein codes for the protein MAVYKCDVCDYLYDEDKEGIKWSDLPADWVCPVCGSPKSYFKIVEGDKSEQPTVAPAIKPSAASADDFRRTSDELEIYMADIRTMAETGQSVIEPMRTKKPVISWDDILIKGAQLARIPLNEKEQVSTTTVIGPKAKQPLVIETPIYVSHMSFGALSKEVKIALARGSAAARTAIASGEGGILPESFGNAYKYIFEYVPNRYSVSEENLRKVDAIEIKIGQSSKPGMGGHLPGAKVTKEIAAVRGFEEGHDIISPAHFDDILTPEDLAEKVARLREISGGRPIGVKIAAGNIEADLRIILHAKPDFITIDGRPGGTGASPKYIKAATSLPTIFALYRARKFLDENGGRDISLVITGGLRVSSDFAKALALGADAVAIATAALIACGCQQYRVCHTGKCPVGITTQEPELRARLNIDKSAVQLENFLKVCTTELRDFARLTGNNNVHGLSISDLCTVNSEISNHTEISHV
- a CDS encoding DNA adenine methylase, with product MKFASPLRYPGGKSAMVALLSQIRKLNGLGAHAVAEPFAGGAGASLKMLFIEETPDIYINDIDHAIHSFWWSVVNRTQQFIEMLTKTHISMAEWRHQREVYRQQQNVSRLRLGFAAFYLNRCNRSGIIVNGGPIGGVEQTGKWKLAVRYNKSELLRRCLKVAEYRDRIHVTGLDGLKFIESADPNTTLLFIDPPYFVKGEMLYLNSLSEEYHASLEARLRSMKEATWVLTYDDCPQIRRMYRDWATIKPFSLKYATSRRRIGNELLIVPRGIRLPATQPSAALKW
- a CDS encoding rubrerythrin family protein — encoded protein: MSKTENNLKAAFAGESQARNKYTFFAQAARKEGLHYIARIFEETAENEKRHAKDEFALLNGIGNTAANLLEAANGEHYETMEMYPQFAKEAEEEGNAAAAALFRMIAKVEAHHRERYRKLLEMVKNGTVYKREKPIKWKCSVCGYIHEGTEPPAKCPCCKHPMEYYEPANMEF
- a CDS encoding YiiX/YebB-like N1pC/P60 family cysteine hydrolase; its protein translation is MLLIIKSQRTKWLLGLVIFLCCLYAILLIPDSAPPVPPAGEKVPFAWNRDDYWSSLETQFKEMRHIGCINLSSRISDGFTRLDTLLARLQTDTLAPSSSLFSSIEGKIFELGMLLAACPERFPDYIKTFSRLRTLSKDQSIRWDMNSQDARDCIYRLLYGGRTAIEEIMLQSPEEIIPKVAFENDEPSVTPSAAILGVKIHSGDILVSRGGAPTSALIARGNDYPGNFSHVALVYVDDSTGTVSIIESHIEKGVAIATIDDYLKDTKLRVMVLRLRSDLSQMQSDPMLPHKAASYALQRAKTEHIPYDFAMDAAEPSKLFCSEVVSQAYNHVGIKLWTALSHISSPGAKAWLSAFGVRNFTTEEPSDLEYDPQLRVVAEWRDYQTLYKDRVDNAVVDIMLENADKGEPLGYDWYMLPVARMAKAYSTIINQVNLVGPVPEGMNAAAALRNKWFSRKHQKIKDKVLTLAEQFRNTNGYSPPYWELIKLARQANMR